The Aspergillus chevalieri M1 DNA, chromosome 5, nearly complete sequence genome includes a region encoding these proteins:
- a CDS encoding uncharacterized protein (COG:L;~EggNog:ENOG410PV6B;~InterPro:IPR027417,IPR014001,IPR011545;~PFAM:PF04851,PF00270;~TransMembrane:1 (o589-612i);~go_function: GO:0003676 - nucleic acid binding [Evidence IEA];~go_function: GO:0005524 - ATP binding [Evidence IEA]), with protein MSNGTSNGTSNGTANGISNGTLNGTSNSTLNGTSNSMLNGTTNSILIGTRAGTVNGTPIGTLNGTSNGTSNGTSNGTSNGTRAGTVNGTSNSTLNGTWNGTPNGTVNGMLNGRLNGTSNSTSNGTPNGTANGTRASTVNGTSNSTLNGTWNGTRAGTVNGTLNGTVNGILNGTLIGTQAGTANGTRASTVNGTSNSTLNGTPNGTPIGTPIGTQAGTSNAMSNGTTIGTLNGTANGTLNGTLIGTSNGTPAWQPPSPYLWGPDPGMQRPWTPERFREVLKRETQARLGQALNIPAYRDIAIGISRRFLRASSTFTSDRQDETEQAAALDADCEDGMDADQWMAHMTDLQAGHSSHVAGMVYGRQLMEQAGTTSHRRAMFRQSSVDWHQFLGFGCGTGVPGDVHADIDAGGLRAGLVDEGSCPSRRPGQEQVRACLVDDPGQERVRARLVNDPGQERVRARLVSDPSQEGVRARLVDEGNRPIHHPGQERVRAHLVDEGSCPIHHPGQERVRARPVLGKRKRAPWQVEAEEHHMERRHQLQTMDMAAALQQMTGQAGMQFQGIQAPAMAAIQQGKSPVVAVMPTGGGKSMLFMLPAWAVPGGTTIVVVPLISLRQDMQQRCRRLGIPCMAWDRQQPCDEAAIVLVTPESAVTPDFHSFINRLVVMQRLDRVVIDECHVIMNQQKNFRSAMAQLGKLVRARTQMVFLTATLPPQMEPEFSQRIHHPPDQIDIYRARTSRGNVAYGVWRPPIPHTAPHGYGWEQDAQIIQFLQAQLQWARARGGGEDGDICQPGPPGAGDGGGIGM; from the coding sequence atgtcgaacggcacatcgaacggcacatcaaacggcacagcgaatggcatatcaaacggcacactgaatggcacatcgaacagcacattgaacggcacatcgaacagcatgttgaacggcacaacaaacagcatactgattggcacacgagctggcacagtgaatggcacaccgattggcacattgaacggcacatcgaatggcacatcgaatggcacatcgaatggcacatcgaatggcacacgagctggcacagtgaatggcacatcgaacagcacattgaacggcacatggaatggcacaccaaatggtacggtgaatggcatgttgaatggtagactgaacggcacatcaaacagcacatcgaacggcacaccaaatggcacggcgaatggcacacgagccagcacggtgaatggcacatcaaacagcacattgaatggcacatggaatggcacacgagccggcacggtcaatggcacactgaatggcacggtgaacggcatactgaatggcacactgattggcacacaagccggcacggcgaatggcacacgagccagcacggtgaatggcacatcaaacagcacattgaacggcacaccgaacggcacaccgattggcacaccgattggcacacaggccggcacatcaaatgccatgtcgaatggcacaacgattggcacactgaatggcacggcgaacggcacactgaatggcacattgattggcacgtcgaacggcacaccggcatggcagccccccagcccatatttatggggccccgacccgggcatgcagcggccatggacccccgagcgattccgggaggtgttgaagcgggagacccaggcccggctcggccaggcattgaatattccggcgtaccgggacattgccattggcatcagccggcggttcctgcgggcatccagcacattcaccagtgaccgccaggatgaaacggagcaggcggcggcattggatgctgactgtgaggacggcatggatgcggaccagtggatggcgcatatgacggatttacaggcgggccattcatcgcacgtggcggggatggtatatgggcggcagctgatggagcaggcgggcacaacaagccaccggcgggcgatgttccggcagtccagtgtggattggcaccagtttctggggttcggctgcggcacgggggttccaggagatgtccatgccgacattgatgccggtgggcttcgggctggcttggtggatgaaggcagctgtccaagccgccgtcccggtcaggaacaggttagggcttgcttggtggatgatcccggtcaggaacgggttagggctcgcttggtgaatgatcccggtcaggaacgggttagggctcgcttggtgagtgatcccagtcaggaaggggttagggctcgcttggtggatgaaggcaaccgtccaattcaccatcccggtcaggaacgggttagggctcacttggtggatgaaggtagctgtccaattcaccatcccggtcaggaacgggttagggctcgccccgtgctcgggaaacgcaagcgggccccatggcaggtggaggctgaggagcaccacatggagcggcgccaccagctgcagaccatggacatggccgctgcgctgcagcagatgaccggtcaggccggcatgcagttccagggcatccaggcacccgccatggcggcgatccagcagggcaagagccccgtggtggcagtcatgcccaccggcggtgggaaaagcatgttattcatgttgcccgcgtgggccgtccccgggggcaccaccattgtggtggtgccattgatctcgctgcggcaggatatgcagcagcggtgccggcggctaggcatcccatgtatggcatgggaccggcagcagccatgtgatgaagcagccattgtgctggtcacaccggaatcggctgtcacccccgatttccattcattcatcaaccggttggtggtgatgcagcggctggaccgggtggtgattgatgaatgcCACGTCATTAtgaaccagcagaagaacttccggtccgccatggcacagcttgggaagctcgttcgggcccgtacacagatggtgtttttaacggccacattgcccccccagatggaaccggagttcagccagcgcattcaccacccaccggatcagatcgatatatatcgggcccgcacgagccgcggcaatgtggcatatggggtgtggcggccaccgattccacacactgcaccacatggatatggatgggagcaggatgcccagattattcagttcctgcaggcgcagctccagtgggcccgggcccggggggggggggaagatggtgatatatgccaaccgggtccaccaggtgcaggcgatggcggcggtattgggatgtga